In the genome of Tannockella kyphosi, one region contains:
- a CDS encoding sensor histidine kinase — protein sequence MNKAILKYFVSLVVVCLLSCTLILNLMVSSLWQDMSQRDMLFAIKLVEYELDFEEDLQAQIDAMNPLTYGENTRITVIDIEGNVVADTDEQDLENHSDRDEVIEAIESGEGMSIRYSETLETNLMYVAYFNGEYVCRLSIEYSGIFDNLDLLLIPSLTSLCMALLLAIILARSLAKRLSLPVTEISERVENMNVFEGVSFRQYPFEEYNTVTDAIVRQSKMIKDGVHKLRLEKMKITGILDNMNEGFILLDDNFTILLVNKQAQKIFSKHMKISRSALDYIFEPKILEAFKKVTIEKQVVDIKKDNAIFACYINKVEYGITVLFVDETMARNQLKMRQEFFTNVSHELKTPMTSIRGYSELLQTGIIDQEKMRQTALDKIQNEVSNMEGLINDILTISRLENKDFIEERTTIQLHLVAQEVIASLQVEADKRHIMIKNHCEEIEYICSHQHIHQLFNNLIFNAVKYNVESGQVTVSCFEEGGYVKIKVADTGIGIPLADHQRIFERFYRVDKGRDKATGGTGLGLSIVKHIVQYYNGLIEIDSALNKGTTITICLPIK from the coding sequence ATGAATAAAGCAATATTAAAATATTTTGTAAGTTTAGTTGTTGTTTGTTTATTGAGTTGTACATTGATATTAAATCTAATGGTTTCATCATTATGGCAAGACATGTCTCAAAGAGACATGTTATTTGCTATTAAGTTAGTGGAATATGAATTGGATTTTGAAGAAGATTTACAAGCACAAATTGATGCTATGAATCCTCTTACTTATGGTGAAAATACTAGAATTACGGTTATTGATATAGAAGGTAATGTAGTAGCAGATACAGATGAACAAGATTTAGAAAATCATAGTGATCGTGATGAAGTAATAGAAGCAATAGAATCTGGAGAAGGAATGAGTATTCGTTATTCAGAAACATTAGAAACTAATTTAATGTATGTTGCCTATTTTAATGGAGAATATGTATGTCGTTTATCTATTGAATATAGTGGTATCTTTGATAACTTAGATCTTTTATTAATACCATCACTTACTAGTTTATGTATGGCACTATTATTAGCTATTATCTTAGCTAGATCATTAGCAAAAAGATTGTCTTTACCAGTAACTGAAATTAGTGAACGTGTAGAGAATATGAATGTTTTTGAAGGAGTAAGTTTTAGGCAATATCCTTTTGAAGAATATAATACGGTTACAGATGCAATTGTTCGTCAATCTAAGATGATTAAAGATGGTGTTCATAAGTTGCGTTTAGAAAAGATGAAGATTACTGGAATATTAGATAATATGAATGAAGGATTTATTCTTTTGGATGATAACTTTACTATTCTATTAGTAAATAAACAAGCACAAAAGATATTCTCTAAACATATGAAAATATCTAGATCAGCATTGGATTATATTTTTGAACCAAAGATATTAGAAGCTTTCAAAAAGGTTACTATTGAAAAACAAGTAGTCGATATTAAAAAAGATAATGCTATTTTTGCTTGTTATATTAATAAAGTAGAATATGGAATAACTGTTTTATTTGTGGATGAAACAATGGCTAGAAATCAATTAAAGATGCGTCAAGAATTCTTTACAAATGTATCTCATGAATTAAAAACTCCAATGACATCTATTAGAGGATATAGTGAATTATTACAAACAGGTATTATTGATCAAGAAAAAATGCGTCAAACCGCATTAGATAAGATTCAAAATGAAGTATCTAATATGGAAGGTTTAATTAATGATATTCTTACTATTTCTCGTTTAGAAAACAAAGACTTTATTGAAGAAAGAACAACAATACAACTTCATTTAGTAGCTCAAGAAGTAATTGCTAGTTTACAAGTAGAAGCAGATAAACGTCATATTATGATTAAAAATCATTGTGAAGAAATAGAATATATTTGTTCCCATCAACATATTCATCAATTATTTAATAACTTAATCTTTAATGCAGTTAAATATAATGTAGAATCTGGACAAGTAACTGTAAGTTGTTTTGAAGAAGGCGGTTATGTAAAGATAAAGGTAGCAGATACTGGTATTGGTATTCCATTAGCAGATCATCAACGTATATTTGAAAGATTCTATCGTGTTGATAAAGGTAGAGATAAGGCTACTGGAGGTACAGGTTTAGGATTATCAATTGTAAAACATATTGTTCAATATTATAATGGACTTATTGAAATTGATAGTGCATTAAATAAAGGAACTACTATTACTATTTGTTTACCAATAAAATAA
- a CDS encoding response regulator transcription factor codes for MNERIFVIEDDENIREIIDLALSSNGYHVTLFDNAMDALEQIANQAPELAIFDVMLPEMDGITAIKKIRESNKELPILILSAKDREIDKVNGLDKGADDYLTKPFGVLELSARVRSLLRRKVKKSNALKTQSLSIDKDTRTVKQQDNIIELTNKEYQLLLYLLENSQRVVEREELLNEIWGYDFVGESRALDVHIRALRGKLDDDGTKYIKTLRSVGYRFIESKE; via the coding sequence ATGAATGAACGTATATTTGTAATAGAGGATGACGAGAATATAAGAGAGATAATTGATCTTGCATTAAGCAGTAATGGTTATCATGTTACGCTTTTTGATAATGCAATGGATGCTCTTGAACAAATAGCGAATCAAGCTCCAGAACTAGCAATCTTTGATGTAATGCTACCAGAAATGGATGGAATTACGGCTATTAAAAAAATTCGTGAATCAAACAAAGAATTACCAATCTTGATCTTAAGTGCAAAAGATCGTGAAATAGATAAAGTAAATGGATTAGATAAAGGTGCGGATGATTATTTAACAAAACCATTTGGTGTATTAGAATTATCTGCTCGTGTTCGTTCTTTACTTCGTCGTAAAGTAAAAAAATCAAATGCCTTAAAAACACAATCTTTATCAATTGATAAAGATACACGTACAGTAAAACAACAAGATAACATAATAGAACTTACAAACAAAGAATATCAGTTATTACTTTATTTATTAGAAAATAGCCAACGAGTAGTAGAACGAGAAGAATTATTAAATGAAATTTGGGGATATGATTTTGTTGGTGAATCTAGAGCTTTAGATGTGCACATTCGTGCCCTTCGAGGAAAGTTAGATGATGATGGTACAAAGTACATTAAGACATTACGTAGTGTCGGATATCGTTTTATAGAGTCAAAAGAATGA
- the phoU gene encoding phosphate signaling complex protein PhoU produces MIRTKFERDLNKLTVDLNKMCHLVVTAIEDCITAFKTQDKELAKEIIDHDKIINDCERSIEARCLSLLLSQTPLATDLRNVSSALKVVTDLERIGDQSADIAELIISLDGEYTFKMVEHIPSMASVAKRMVKDSIEAFTKGDLELAKATKKVDDQLDAYFKEVKLELNEILKETPEKADVCIDFLMIAKYLERIGDHAVNICEWVEFNETGNLNNKRLL; encoded by the coding sequence ATGATTCGTACAAAATTTGAACGAGATTTAAATAAATTAACAGTAGACTTAAATAAAATGTGTCATTTAGTAGTAACAGCAATTGAAGATTGCATTACTGCTTTTAAAACACAAGACAAAGAATTAGCAAAAGAAATTATTGACCATGATAAAATCATCAATGACTGTGAAAGATCAATTGAAGCTAGATGCTTATCTTTATTATTAAGTCAAACACCATTAGCAACTGATTTACGTAATGTATCTTCTGCTTTAAAAGTAGTTACTGACTTAGAAAGAATTGGAGATCAAAGTGCAGATATTGCAGAATTAATTATTAGTTTAGATGGTGAATATACATTTAAAATGGTAGAACATATTCCATCAATGGCTAGTGTAGCAAAAAGAATGGTAAAAGATTCTATTGAAGCTTTTACCAAAGGTGATTTAGAATTAGCCAAAGCTACTAAAAAAGTAGATGATCAATTAGATGCTTATTTTAAAGAAGTAAAATTAGAATTAAATGAAATATTAAAAGAAACACCAGAAAAAGCAGATGTTTGTATTGATTTTTTAATGATTGCTAAATATTTAGAAAGAATTGGAGATCATGCTGTTAATATTTGTGAATGGGTTGAATTTAATGAAACTGGTAATTTAAATAACAAAAGATTATTATAG
- the pstB gene encoding phosphate ABC transporter ATP-binding protein PstB, whose protein sequence is MENKIIARNLDLYYGEKHALKNVNLDIKENSITAFIGPSGCGKSTFLKTLNRMNDYVKSCKITGEVILDEEDIYDSRVDTTVLRKKIGMVFQQPNPFPMTIYDNVAYGPRIHGIKNKKELDVIVEESLKAAALYDEVHDRLHTSALGLSGGQQQRLCIARALAVEPDVILLDEPTSALDPISTLKIEELLLDLKDKYTIAIVTHNMQQASRIADYTAFFLVGEMIEYGPTQDIFARPQDKRTEDYITGRFG, encoded by the coding sequence ATGGAAAATAAAATTATAGCCCGTAATTTAGATTTATATTATGGTGAAAAACATGCGTTAAAAAACGTAAATTTAGATATAAAAGAAAATAGTATTACTGCATTTATCGGTCCTTCTGGATGTGGTAAATCAACATTCTTAAAGACATTAAATAGAATGAATGATTATGTAAAAAGCTGTAAAATTACTGGAGAAGTAATTTTAGATGAAGAAGATATTTATGATTCTAGAGTGGATACTACAGTATTAAGAAAGAAAATAGGAATGGTATTTCAACAACCAAATCCTTTTCCAATGACTATTTATGATAATGTAGCATATGGTCCTAGAATTCATGGAATTAAAAACAAAAAAGAATTAGATGTTATAGTAGAAGAAAGCTTAAAAGCTGCTGCTTTATATGATGAAGTACATGATCGTCTTCATACAAGTGCTTTAGGTCTTTCTGGAGGACAACAACAACGTTTATGTATTGCTAGAGCATTAGCAGTAGAACCAGATGTTATTCTTTTAGATGAACCAACAAGTGCATTAGATCCTATTTCAACATTAAAAATAGAAGAATTATTATTAGATTTAAAAGACAAATATACAATAGCTATTGTTACTCATAACATGCAACAAGCTAGTCGTATTGCTGATTATACTGCATTCTTTTTAGTAGGAGAAATGATTGAATATGGTCCTACTCAAGATATTTTTGCAAGACCACAAGACAAACGTACTGAAGACTATATTACAGGTAGATTTGGTTAA
- the pstA gene encoding phosphate ABC transporter permease PstA: MTSKSIFDGKKRRIDTITFGLIQGSSLLAVGILALILGYIVYQGVPVFDWKYLIQVPSTLYKIDGLLPSIINTLYIIFVTLVIACPIGIASAIYLQEYAQNKKFVEVVSFTTEILSGIPSIIFGLFGMLFFGNVFGLNYSVLTGSFTLAIMILPTIIRSTQVALTYVPKSYREAALGIGATKWYMIRTVLLPSAMPGILTGLILAMGRIVAESAALIYTAGSGKVLPTGIFSHLFSSAATLTVDLYLQLEKANFDLCNVIALVLIVIVLCLNLLAKWITKKFDVNRID, translated from the coding sequence ATGACTAGTAAAAGTATATTTGATGGTAAAAAACGTAGAATTGATACGATTACTTTTGGTTTAATTCAAGGTTCTAGTTTACTAGCAGTAGGTATCTTAGCGTTAATATTAGGATATATTGTTTATCAGGGAGTACCTGTATTTGATTGGAAATATCTAATTCAAGTACCTAGTACTTTATATAAAATTGATGGTTTATTACCATCTATTATTAATACATTATATATTATCTTTGTAACATTAGTAATTGCTTGTCCAATTGGAATTGCAAGTGCTATTTATTTACAAGAATATGCACAAAACAAAAAGTTTGTAGAAGTTGTTTCTTTTACAACAGAAATATTATCAGGTATACCATCTATTATCTTTGGTTTATTTGGGATGTTATTTTTTGGAAATGTATTTGGACTTAATTATTCTGTCTTAACAGGATCATTTACACTTGCTATTATGATTCTACCAACCATCATACGTAGTACCCAAGTTGCATTAACTTATGTTCCAAAAAGTTATCGTGAAGCAGCATTAGGAATTGGTGCTACAAAATGGTATATGATTCGTACTGTTTTATTACCAAGTGCAATGCCTGGTATTTTAACAGGGTTGATTTTAGCAATGGGTAGAATTGTAGCTGAATCTGCTGCTTTAATTTATACAGCTGGTTCTGGGAAAGTATTACCTACAGGAATATTCTCTCACTTGTTTTCAAGTGCAGCGACATTAACAGTAGACTTATACTTGCAGTTAGAAAAAGCAAACTTTGATTTATGTAACGTTATTGCATTAGTGTTAATTGTAATTGTATTATGCTTAAACTTACTTGCAAAATGGATTACAAAGAAATTTGATGTAAATAGAATAGACTAA